From Camelina sativa cultivar DH55 chromosome 7, Cs, whole genome shotgun sequence, one genomic window encodes:
- the LOC104700930 gene encoding patellin-1-like, which yields MAQEEVQKSADVAVPVTKKPMTDKEVNTIPTPVAEQKDAPPASDEKAVPEKEESPVVEAEKSVPVKEEETAVVAEKVIVLTAEEVQKKSLEEFKELVREALNKREFTAPPTPVNEEKPEEKKPEEETKTEEKKTEEKKEETSTEVKAEEEKPVVPAAAPAETKTEEKAATETTEKASGADEDGTKTVEAIEESIVSVSPPESAAAPVVEETIAVAEAEPVEPEEVSIWGVPLLPLLQDERSDVILTKFLRARDFKVKEALTMLKNTVQWRKENKIDELVESGGEEEASEFEKMVFAHGVDKEGHAVIYSSYGEFQNKELFSDKEKLNKFLNWRIQLQEKCVRAIDFSNPEAKSSFVFVSDFRNAPGLGKRALWQFIRRAVKQFEDNYPEFAARELFINVPWWYIPYYKTFGSIITSPRTRSKMVLAGPSKSADTIFKYIAPEQVPVKYGGLSKEVPANTVETVTEAIVKPAGNYTIELPASEACTLSWELRVLGADVSYGAQFEPTTEGSYAVIVSKTRKIGSTDEPVITDSFKVGEPGKIVITIDNQTSKKKKVLYRFKTQPKV from the exons ATGGCTCAAGAAGAGGTACAGAAATCAGCTGATGTGGCCGTTCCGGTGACGAAGAAACCTATGACTGATAAGGAAGTTAATACTATTCCTACCCCTGTGGCAGAGCAGAAGGATGCACCTCCTGCCTCGGATGAGAAGGCGGTTCCGGAGAAGGAGGAGTCTCCGGTGGTGGAAGCGGAGAAATCTGTTCcagtgaaggaagaagagacgGCTGTTGTAGCTGAGAAGGTGATTGTTCTAACGGCTGAGGAAGTTCAGAAGAAGTCACTTGAAGAGTTCAAGGAGCTTGTCAGGGAGGCTTTGAACAAACGAGAGTTCACTGCTCCCCCGACGCCGGTGAATGAAGAGAAACCTGAAGAGAAGAAACCAGAGGAGGAaactaaaacagaggaaaagaaaacagaggaaaagaaagaagagacctCGACTGAGGTGAAGGCTGAAGAAGAGAAACCTGTGGTTCCAGCGGCGGCTCCGGCAGAGACAAAAACCGAAGAGAAAGCAGCAACTGAAACAACCGAGAAAGCCTCTGGTGCTGACGAAGATGGAACAAAGACCGTTGAAGCCATCGAAGAATCGATCGTCTCAGTTTCACCACCTGAATCAGCCGCCGCACCGGTCGTAGAAGAGACCATAGCCGTCGCCGAGGCTGAGCCGGTTGAGCCAGAAGAAGTCTCGATCTGGGGAGTCCCACTCCTCCCACTCCTCCAAGACGAGAGATCCGACGTGATCCTCACGAAATTCCTCCGTGCAAGAGACTTCAAGGTCAAAGAAGCTTTAACCATGCTCAAAAACACAGTCCAGTGGcgtaaagaaaacaagatcgACGAGCTCGTCGAatcaggaggagaagaagaagctagcgAGTTCGAGAAGATGGTGTTCGCTCACGGTGTCGATAAAGAAGGACACGCCGTGATATACAGCTCCTACGGTGAGTTCCAGAACAAAGAGCTATTCTCCGACAAGGAGAAGCTTAACAAGTTCCTTAACTGGAGGATTCAGCTGCAAGAGAAGTGTGTGAGAGCTATTGACTTCAGCAACCCTGAGGCTAAATCTTCGTTCGTTTTCGTCAGTGACTTCAGGAACGCTCCAGGACTTGGGAAGAGAGCGTTGTGGCAATTCATCAGACGCGCTGTTAAACAATTTGAAGACAATTATCCTGAATTCGCCGCTAGAGAG CTATTCATCAATGTCCCATGGTGGTACATTCCATACTACAAAACATTCGGATCTATCATCACATCGCCAAGGACTAGGAGCAAGATGGTCCTTGCTGGTCCATCCAAATCGGCCGATACAATTTTTAA ATACATAGCTCCCGAACAAGTCCCGGTTAAATATGGTGGACTTAGCAAAGAGGTTCCTGCAAACACTGTAGAAACCGTAACCGAGGCCATCGTTAAACCGGCAGGAAACTACACCATTGAATTGCCTGCTTCTGAg GCATGTACGCTCTCGTGGGAGCTTAGGGTTTTGGGTGCAGACGTGAGCTACGGAGCTCAGTTTGAGCCAACCACCGAAGGAAGCTATGCTGTGATCGTCTCTAAAACCCGGAAGATTGGGTCAACTGACGAACCGGTGATAACCGATTCTTTTAAGGTGGGTGAACCGGGTAAGATTGTGATCACAATCGATAACCAGacttccaagaagaagaaagtgctTTACAGGTTCAAAACTCAACCAAAGGTCTGA